GATTTCGCCGGAATCGATATCGGAGACCATCCACGCCGCGGCCACCACATCCTTATCCACCTTGAACCCTTCGGGCAGGGTGGTGCCACAGGCCTCATTGCTTTCCACCGGCGGCAGCGGGGTGGGTGAGGCCTGCCCAGGAGCGAGGCGCTCCGAGGTGGTGGTGGCCTTTTCCGGGCGCTCGGCGTGCGGGCACTTATCGGTATCCGGGGCGGTGGTGCGCATGGTGGTAGGAGTTTCCGGCTCTTCCGCCAGCGCGAGCGGTGCGCCGCTGAGCAGGACGGTAACGAGGGAACTAGCTATAATTCTTTTCATGACATGACACATCTTAGGCCCGTGCCTACGATGGGACGCATGCATGACGCGCCTTTGATTAGCCCTGAAAACAAGGACTCCGCCGCCGACGTGGTGGCCAAGCTGCCTAAGGTCTCCCTCTTTGAGCCCATTAACTCCACGGCCGCTACGCCGGAGGAACTCACCGCGACCATCCGTGAGCGCTACGAAGCCCTAGCCGCAGACGGCGTGGTCTACGCGGAACTGCACTTGGATCCAGCAGCGATTGGCCTGGACGCTGCCGCGGTTGTTGAAGCCGCCGTTGCAGCCCGCATTCCTTCCCTGGACTCCCGCCTCGTCCTGGCCGGCACGGCCCCTGAGGCAGCAGTGCCTGACGACGCCCCCGTGGTGGGCTATAACCTCCCGCAGGACGAGGCGGGCGCGGCCGCGGACTTCCGCGCCGCCTACCTACCCACCCAGATTCACGTGGGCGAGGACTTCGCGGAAGTTGAGCGCGCCGCCCAGGCCGGCGTGAATCGCCTTATCCACCCGGTGAATATGATCGATGACTTCACTGCGAATATCGAAGGCATCGTGCCGGGCAAGGCCTCTGGCTACATCCGCGACCGCCATATTCCCCTGGTCTTTACCCCACTGGAGGAAGCCGAGGAGCTGACCGACCACCCACTGCCACTGCTGCAGCAGCTGGGCTTTACCTGCACCATTTCCTCGGGCGAGACCACCTTGACCAAGCAGTTCCTCGCGCTGAGTGAGACCTTTGGCTACGGGCTGGAGGAATTTTTCGACCTCACCGTCAAAGCGGTGGAGAATTCCTTTGCTGACCAGGAA
The nucleotide sequence above comes from Corynebacterium tuberculostearicum. Encoded proteins:
- a CDS encoding adenosine deaminase translates to MHDAPLISPENKDSAADVVAKLPKVSLFEPINSTAATPEELTATIRERYEALAADGVVYAELHLDPAAIGLDAAAVVEAAVAARIPSLDSRLVLAGTAPEAAVPDDAPVVGYNLPQDEAGAAADFRAAYLPTQIHVGEDFAEVERAAQAGVNRLIHPVNMIDDFTANIEGIVPGKASGYIRDRHIPLVFTPLEEAEELTDHPLPLLQQLGFTCTISSGETTLTKQFLALSETFGYGLEEFFDLTVKAVENSFADQELRQHLLETVILPAYEELSDPELAGPDTEESLADAADAAEE